In one window of Oryza sativa Japonica Group chromosome 9, ASM3414082v1 DNA:
- the LOC9266797 gene encoding fructose-bisphosphate aldolase-lysine N-methyltransferase, chloroplastic: MAAAIHHHHLLPPRLLSVHPQPPRLRLRRPLPRRAAASGAAAGTSSSTAAAPPPTDAALQEFRRWVSSHGADAGAGAAAPAAVPEGGLGLVAARDLPRGEVLAEVPKKLWLDADAVAASDLGGAVGRGGLRPWVAVALLLLREAARGAGSPWAPYLAILPRQTDSTIFWSEEELLEIQGTQLLSTTMGVKEYVQSEFESVEAEIISENRELFPGTVTFNDFLWAFGILRSRVFAELRGDKLALIPFADLVNHSDDITSKESSWEIKGKGLFGRDVVFSLRTPVNVKSGEQIYIQYDLDKSNAELALDYGFTESNSSRDAYTLTLEISESDPFYDDKLDIAELNGMGETAYFDIVLGESLPPQMLPYLRLLCLGGTDAFLLEALFRNAVWGHLELPVSQDNEEAICQVIRNACKSALGAYHTTIEEDEELLGSENLQPRLQIAVEVRAGEKKVLQQIDDIFKQREEELDGLEYYQERRLKDIGLVGDNGEIIFWES, translated from the exons ATGGCTGCTgccatccaccaccaccacctcctccctcctcgcctcctctccGTCCACCCGCAgcctccccgcctccgcctccggcgccCGCTCccccgccgcgcggccgcgTCCGGCGCAGCGGCCgggacgtcgtcgtcgaccgcggccgcgccgccgcccacggacGCCGCGCTGCAGGAGTTCAGGCGCTGGGTGTCGTCCCACGGCGCGGACGCGggggccggcgcggcggcgcccgccgccgtccccgaggGTGGCCTCGGCCTCGTCGCGGCGCGGGACCTGCCCCGCGGGGAGGTGCTCGCCGAGGTGCCCAAGAAGCTCTGGCtggacgccgacgccgtcgcggcctccgacctcggcggcgccgtcggccgCGGGGGGCTCAGGCCCTGGGTCGCCGTCGCGCTGCTTCTCCTCCGCGAGGCCGCCCGCGGCGCCGGCTCGCCGTGGGCGCCCTACCTCGCCATCCTCCCGCGCCAGACCGACTCCACCATCTTCTG GTCAGAAGAAGAGCTCTTGGAGATACAAG GAACACAGTTACTGAGCACAACAATGGGTGTGAAGGAGTATGTGCAGAGTGAATTTGAGAGTGTTGAAGCTGAGATCATAAGCGAGAACAGGGAGCTCTTTCCTGGTACTGTAACATTCAATGATTTCCTATGGGCATTCGGCATACTCAGATCACGGGTGTTTGCGGAGCTCCGTGGAGATAAGCTTGCTCTCATACCATTTGCTGATCTT GTAAATCACAGCGATGATATAACCTCAAAAGAGTCCAGTTGGGAGATCAAAGGAAAGGGTCTTTTTGGTAGGGATGTTGTGTTTTCTTTGCGAACACCGGTGAATGTTAAATCTGGAGAACAG ATATATATTCAGTATGATTTGGACAAGAGCAACGCAGAATTAGCGCTTGATTATGGTTTCACCGaatcaaattcatcaagggATGCATATACTCTGACCTTGGAGATATCTGAATCTGATCCATTTTATGATGACAAGCTTGACATTGCAGAGCTAAATGGGATGGGGGAGACTGCATACTTTGATATTGTCCTTGGTGAATCTCTTCCTCCTCAAATGCTACCTTACCTGCGATTACTCTGCCTTGGGGGAACAGATGCATTTCTCTTGGAAGCACTCTTCAGAAATGCTGTTTGGGGCCACCTTGAACTGCCAGTGAGTCAAGATAATGAAGAAGCGATATGTCAGGTCATCCGAAATGCCTGCAAATCTGCCCTTGGTGCTTACCACACTACCATAGAAGAG GACGAAGAACTGTTGGGAAGTGAAAATCTTCAGCCAAGGCTTCAAATTGCCGTTGAAGTCAGGGCCGGTGAGAAGAAAGTGCTACAGCAGATTGATGACATTTTCaagcagagggaggaggaactGGATGGCCTAGAGTACTACCAAGAACGGAGACTCAAGGATATTGGTTTAGTTGGCGACAATGGTGAAATTATCTTCTGGGAATCCTAG